The following nucleotide sequence is from Candidatus Zixiibacteriota bacterium.
CAGGATCTCGGCCATCACCGCTTCACCTACTCGATCACCGGTCACAGCGGTGATTGGCGGCAGGGCAATGTCCCATGGTTGGCGGCGCAGCTTAACCAGTCGTTGACCGCGTTCTGGACGCAACCGCATCCGGGCAAGCTGGGCAAGTCCCTCTCAATGGTGAAAATCACGGCGGGCACAAATGCGGATAAGCCGGCGGTTATGACGACCGCGCTGAAGAAAGCTGAAAACAGCGACGAGCTGATCGTGCGCTTGCGTGAGCTCTACGGTCGGCCGTGCGAAAATATCAGCGTTAGCTTCCCGCGGGCGATCGTGACCGCGCGCCAGGTCGACGGGCAGGAGGATGAAGTCGGCAAAGCGACCGTCGTGAAAGGTGTGTTGACGACCGCGCTCACGCCGTATCAGCCCAAGGCCTTCGCCGTGCGTCTGGCGCAGACGCGCGAGGCGCCGGTTCCAATGCCGCTCTCGCGATCCCTGGCACTGCCGTTTAATCTCGACGGCATCAGCACCGATGCCGATCGTACCGACGGCGACTTTGACGGCAAGGGCAACACGCTCGCCGGCGATCTTGTGCCGCGCGATCTGAAATTCGGCGACATCCGTTTCGAATTCGGTCCGACCACACCGGGTGCCAATAACGTGGTGCACTGCGCCGGGCAATCGCTGCCCATCGGCGAGAACGCCGACGCCGTCTACCTGCTGCTGGCGGCAATCGGCAAGCCGACCAGCGCGAATTTCGTGGTCAAATCGGCAGCGGACGCGACAACCTCCCACAACCTGCTGGTGCTTCCTTATGACGAACCGCTCGGCCAGTGGAACAACCGCCTGGTCAACGGCCAATTGGTCGAAGACGCGATGGCGATTGCGCCCATGTATGTCAATCCCGGCCTGGTCGCGTGGGCGGGTTCACACCGCCACACTGCGGCCGGAACGAACGATACTTACAAGTTCACTTATCTGTTCGCAGCGCGCATTGATGTGGGCGCGGACGATGTTCTGTTGATTCTCCCCGACGATCCTAACCTCCGGGTGCTGGCCGCGACGGCGCTCCATCGCGAGCGTCCTCAGGTCACGACGGCTTCCGAGCTCTATGACACCGCCGTCAACCCGGTGGTGCGCGTTCATG
It contains:
- a CDS encoding chitobiase/beta-hexosaminidase C-terminal domain-containing protein translates to QDLGHHRFTYSITGHSGDWRQGNVPWLAAQLNQSLTAFWTQPHPGKLGKSLSMVKITAGTNADKPAVMTTALKKAENSDELIVRLRELYGRPCENISVSFPRAIVTARQVDGQEDEVGKATVVKGVLTTALTPYQPKAFAVRLAQTREAPVPMPLSRSLALPFNLDGISTDADRTDGDFDGKGNTLAGDLVPRDLKFGDIRFEFGPTTPGANNVVHCAGQSLPIGENADAVYLLLAAIGKPTSANFVVKSAADATTSHNLLVLPYDEPLGQWNNRLVNGQLVEDAMAIAPMYVNPGLVAWAGSHRHTAAGTNDTYKFTYLFAARIDVGADDVLLILPDDPNLRVLAATALHRERPQVTTASELYDTAVNPVVRVHAPETAFLGSTTVGLSSPTPGAVIRYTLDGSDPTDSSPLYTGPLTITDSGILKARATLSGRSDSHLAKVEFRELTPRDPVAVAKLKPGLRCSYYEGSWQRLPDFDSVKVLKNTIQPAVELPDFARNEDFGLVFQGYFNAPEEGLYQFAISSDDGSKLWVADTLIVDNDGLHGAGEVPGRIALKAGYHPLYVEMFQCKGDRALELYVTRPDGKKLRVDADMVSYKAGK